In a single window of the Olivibacter sp. SDN3 genome:
- a CDS encoding TonB-dependent receptor: protein MTYQKNRPLKKTLISSASALIVALASNLSGQQAMAVSLNNTTHLVETKKRQQQITGVVTSNTDQAPLPGVSVLIKGSDKGVTTDENGRFTIEATPNDVLVFSYIGYLGAEQDVGERTVVNIALREESNNLEEVVVVGYGTQKRNEINSAVANVTAEDFNEGGARSPMDLIQGKVAGLNITRTQGNNPNSSASIQLRGINSLVGGTMPLIVVDGIPGGNLDLIQQDDIESFSVLKDGSAAAIYGTRGNAGVILITTKKGKAGDPRYDYSSYLQHEAVDRKPDYLSASQFRDLINQGTIGQNLDLGGSTDLYDELINKNNLSQYHNFAASGGSDKTNYRASLYYNDARGIAKRNSREQFGGRININQTGLQDRLTMQFNLAANLNKADLLGGGVNDDVNAADYGTTTGSDFEQAIQRNPTAPLRNPDGSFLETQGFNNYNPVARLENRIFERNQSTLSGDATFTLDIAEGLKASIFGSYLRNQYNDRRYRSVNDWDQREASEYQGMGYAAKYNFLSWTQTVEPTIDYTTTIADDHSINATLGYSYQYSTVESFNVDNNGFTTDATLDWDLGGGSAINNTQLPRPGMGSFKDDNTLVAFFGRVNYSYLGKYSAQFILRREGSSRFGANHKWGNFPAASVGWTLSEEDFIRDLDIFNNLKFRAGYGITGNQDIANYQSLLTLGTGGVYPQNGVYYQTFGPSRNANPDLRWERKAEWNFGLDFALLENRISGTIDVYNRTTNDLLYEYNAQQPGYVRDLIMTNVGSISNKGVELLLSGTPIQNENLNWTVDVIGSVQNNRLDKLSSDVFQANFLEFGGLPSPGNLGNAIRLEEGGKVGNFFGKRFAGFTDGGQWLFHKADGSVGTAGEMNADDLTVIGNGVPKYNLSISNRLTYKNFDLTIFLRGKFGFDILNTKEMYFGNQKWLPNNIFESALTTHDELDDDPQYSDYYIEKGDFMKIDNVTLGYNFKLNSNYIRNLRIYATGRNIATFTGYSGIDPELQDTGFTAGIDGRGFYPRTRSWTLGLNIGF, encoded by the coding sequence CACTCATTTCAAGCGCTTCGGCCCTGATAGTTGCCCTCGCGAGCAACCTATCCGGGCAGCAAGCGATGGCTGTGAGTTTAAACAACACAACACACCTTGTAGAAACTAAGAAACGTCAACAACAGATAACTGGGGTGGTAACCAGTAACACAGACCAAGCACCTTTACCTGGCGTTTCTGTATTGATTAAAGGAAGCGACAAAGGTGTTACAACAGATGAAAACGGACGCTTTACCATAGAGGCGACACCAAATGATGTATTGGTATTCAGCTACATCGGTTATTTAGGCGCAGAGCAAGACGTTGGCGAGCGTACTGTTGTAAATATCGCGCTTCGGGAAGAAAGCAACAACTTAGAAGAAGTTGTTGTTGTAGGTTATGGCACGCAAAAAAGGAATGAAATTAATTCTGCAGTAGCTAACGTCACCGCAGAGGATTTCAACGAAGGCGGCGCCCGCTCTCCAATGGATCTTATTCAAGGTAAAGTTGCTGGCTTGAATATCACGAGAACCCAAGGTAATAATCCTAATTCCAGCGCATCCATTCAATTACGTGGCATCAATTCACTGGTAGGAGGCACAATGCCTTTAATTGTAGTTGATGGCATCCCCGGTGGTAATCTGGATTTGATACAACAGGATGACATTGAATCTTTCTCTGTACTAAAAGATGGCTCAGCAGCAGCTATATACGGCACAAGGGGGAACGCAGGAGTTATCTTGATCACAACAAAAAAAGGAAAAGCAGGCGATCCCCGGTATGACTATTCTTCCTATTTACAACATGAAGCCGTGGATCGGAAACCAGATTATTTATCAGCTTCCCAATTTAGAGACCTGATTAACCAAGGTACGATTGGCCAAAATTTGGATCTAGGTGGATCAACAGATTTGTATGATGAATTGATCAATAAAAATAATCTAAGCCAATACCATAATTTCGCTGCTTCTGGCGGAAGCGACAAAACCAACTACAGAGCATCTTTATATTATAACGATGCCAGAGGAATAGCCAAAAGAAATAGTCGCGAACAATTTGGTGGGCGTATAAACATCAATCAAACGGGTTTACAAGATCGTTTGACAATGCAGTTTAATTTGGCGGCTAATTTAAATAAGGCTGATCTGCTTGGTGGTGGTGTAAATGATGACGTAAATGCTGCTGATTATGGAACAACAACAGGGAGTGACTTCGAACAAGCCATACAGAGAAATCCTACTGCTCCACTCCGGAATCCCGATGGATCTTTCCTGGAAACACAAGGCTTTAACAATTATAATCCGGTAGCCAGGTTAGAAAACCGCATATTCGAAAGAAACCAATCAACCCTAAGTGGTGATGCCACTTTTACATTAGATATCGCCGAGGGGTTGAAGGCCTCAATTTTTGGTTCTTATTTGCGGAATCAATATAACGATAGACGCTACCGCTCTGTTAATGATTGGGATCAAAGAGAAGCTTCTGAATACCAAGGGATGGGCTACGCCGCCAAATACAATTTCTTATCCTGGACCCAAACGGTAGAACCGACTATAGATTACACAACCACTATAGCCGATGACCATTCGATTAACGCCACTTTGGGGTACAGTTATCAGTATTCAACGGTTGAAAGCTTTAACGTCGATAATAATGGCTTTACTACAGACGCCACTTTAGACTGGGACCTAGGAGGAGGTAGCGCTATAAACAACACCCAACTTCCAAGACCCGGCATGGGCAGTTTTAAAGACGATAATACATTGGTTGCCTTTTTCGGACGTGTTAACTATTCATATCTAGGGAAGTATTCTGCTCAGTTCATTTTAAGACGTGAAGGTTCCTCAAGATTCGGTGCTAATCATAAATGGGGTAATTTTCCCGCTGCATCGGTTGGATGGACGTTGAGCGAAGAAGATTTTATCCGTGATCTCGACATATTCAATAATCTAAAATTCAGAGCGGGGTATGGTATAACGGGCAATCAGGATATTGCAAATTATCAATCGTTACTTACCTTAGGCACCGGTGGTGTTTATCCACAAAATGGTGTATACTATCAAACCTTTGGCCCATCAAGAAATGCCAATCCAGATCTCCGCTGGGAGCGTAAAGCTGAATGGAACTTTGGTTTAGATTTTGCCTTACTGGAAAACAGAATTTCGGGTACGATCGATGTATACAACCGTACAACGAATGACTTGTTGTACGAATATAATGCACAGCAACCCGGTTACGTGCGTGATCTGATCATGACCAACGTAGGTTCTATCAGTAATAAAGGCGTTGAACTTTTATTGAGTGGAACACCTATTCAAAACGAGAACTTGAATTGGACTGTTGATGTCATTGGAAGTGTACAAAACAATAGATTAGACAAACTATCAAGCGATGTATTTCAAGCCAACTTTTTAGAATTTGGAGGACTTCCTTCGCCTGGAAACTTAGGTAATGCTATTCGATTGGAAGAAGGTGGTAAAGTGGGTAATTTCTTTGGAAAACGTTTTGCTGGCTTTACAGATGGTGGCCAATGGTTGTTTCATAAAGCAGATGGTTCAGTAGGAACAGCGGGCGAAATGAACGCAGATGACTTAACTGTTATTGGCAATGGGGTACCGAAATACAACCTCTCCATCAGCAACCGATTGACCTACAAAAATTTCGACCTTACCATTTTTTTAAGAGGTAAATTCGGCTTTGACATCCTAAACACAAAAGAAATGTACTTTGGTAATCAGAAATGGCTGCCAAATAACATCTTTGAAAGTGCTTTAACTACACACGATGAATTGGATGATGACCCTCAATATTCTGATTATTATATTGAAAAAGGTGATTTCATGAAGATCGATAATGTGACTTTAGGTTATAATTTCAAGCTTAATTCCAACTATATAAGAAACCTTAGAATTTACGCTACCGGACGAAACATCGCAACCTTTACTGGTTATAGCGGTATTGATCCGGAACTTCAAGACACAGGCTTCACGGCAGGGATAGATGGTAGAGGCTTTTATCCACGCACACGCTCTTGGACTTTAGGCTTAAATATTGGATTTTAA
- a CDS encoding RagB/SusD family nutrient uptake outer membrane protein: MRNYIKKSISISLISTCLIAFQACTKLDENPYSEIREDEFLNNRREVLQAALRPFTHMQAWLGLNAGEGYYYHNELSADQLAWPQKGRHGYDAGDHFRQHYHTWTDNETRMRQTWILMWTGVGYVNNALKNIEAVNAEEIGMEQEELSAIIAELRVLRAYHYMKIMDLWGNVPIAIEVAESIDNPETKARAEVFEFIQTELEEYVPQLFPLSEELIGRVSKAAGYATLAELYLNAEKWTGTAMWDECIAACDQVINGDGGGLAGGPNLADDLKQNFSNTNQRSPENLFQFAYSRKGGFSIDFSMLSGYDYMREVLNVGYGGINAFVVVPTAFDAYAENDLRKEEWFLFGPQYRYGTTTPVLGTEEYDGQPFIIVNSIRRESEGDTTSEGSMAEGEENSGARFHKYKSGTLSDENYLENHYIIYRLTEIYFNKAEAIMRKNGGTATQEAVNLINESRRRAFSTEDWPEAQYTTATLTLDELLAERGREFIFEGKRRTDLIRFGKFTTASWWDHTPGNDPNKELYAIPNTQIAINPNLQQNPGY, translated from the coding sequence ATGAGAAATTATATAAAAAAATCAATTTCTATCAGCTTAATCAGTACATGTCTGATTGCTTTCCAAGCATGTACAAAGCTTGATGAAAACCCATATAGCGAGATCAGGGAAGATGAATTCCTTAACAATAGAAGAGAAGTTTTACAAGCCGCTCTACGTCCTTTCACACATATGCAGGCCTGGCTCGGTCTGAACGCAGGTGAAGGTTATTATTACCACAATGAATTATCTGCAGATCAATTGGCATGGCCACAGAAAGGCCGACATGGTTATGACGCCGGAGACCATTTTAGACAGCATTACCACACTTGGACAGACAATGAAACACGTATGCGGCAAACATGGATACTCATGTGGACCGGAGTAGGCTATGTAAACAATGCATTGAAAAATATTGAGGCTGTCAATGCAGAGGAAATAGGAATGGAACAGGAAGAGCTATCAGCTATTATTGCAGAGTTAAGGGTTTTACGTGCTTATCACTATATGAAAATCATGGACTTATGGGGCAATGTACCGATCGCCATCGAAGTTGCTGAAAGCATTGACAACCCCGAAACCAAAGCACGGGCAGAGGTTTTCGAATTCATCCAAACAGAGTTGGAAGAATACGTCCCACAGCTATTTCCACTTTCTGAAGAGCTCATCGGTCGCGTCTCAAAGGCGGCAGGTTATGCTACGTTGGCAGAATTATACCTTAATGCTGAAAAATGGACTGGCACAGCTATGTGGGATGAATGTATCGCCGCATGTGATCAAGTTATCAATGGAGATGGCGGTGGCCTGGCTGGCGGACCGAATTTAGCTGATGATCTGAAACAGAACTTCAGTAATACGAATCAGCGCTCCCCCGAAAATTTGTTTCAGTTTGCCTACAGCCGGAAAGGAGGATTTAGTATTGACTTTTCTATGTTGTCGGGCTATGATTATATGCGAGAAGTTTTAAATGTAGGTTACGGTGGAATCAACGCGTTTGTTGTTGTACCTACGGCTTTTGATGCTTACGCGGAAAACGATCTTCGCAAAGAAGAATGGTTTCTATTTGGACCTCAGTATAGATATGGCACCACAACACCAGTATTGGGTACGGAAGAATACGACGGCCAACCTTTCATAATAGTAAACAGCATTCGAAGGGAAAGTGAAGGTGACACCACCAGTGAAGGGAGTATGGCAGAAGGTGAGGAAAACAGTGGTGCCCGCTTTCATAAATATAAATCGGGGACTCTAAGCGACGAGAATTATTTGGAGAACCACTATATCATCTATCGTTTAACGGAAATCTATTTCAATAAAGCCGAGGCAATCATGCGTAAAAATGGAGGAACTGCGACACAAGAAGCTGTTAACCTGATCAATGAAAGCAGAAGACGTGCTTTTTCAACCGAAGACTGGCCAGAAGCGCAATATACAACAGCTACCTTAACATTGGATGAATTATTAGCTGAGCGCGGACGAGAGTTTATTTTTGAAGGAAAGCGGCGAACCGACCTCATCCGATTTGGAAAATTCACCACAGCGTCTTGGTGGGATCATACACCAGGTAACGATCCCAACAAAGAGTTATATGCAATACCAAATACCCAGATTGCAATTAACCCTAATTTACAACAAAATCCTGGGTATTAA
- a CDS encoding gluconate:H+ symporter, with protein MTLICIALCIVVLVLLISVFKIHPFPSFLVASVLAAVLLGLPVEQIASSLEKGIGDMLSSLVILIAFGAMFGKIIAVSGAAQRIATTMMNIVGAKNIQWAMMVVGFIVGIPLFYGVGFVLMVPLIFSVTYKYKLPAVFIGLPMLAALSVTHGYLPPHPSPSALVVQFGANMGLTLLYGFCLAIPAIIVAGPFLAQFLKKIHSEPLKTFIAEDLPEEQLPGVLNSFFTALLPVILLIFTTVMQWLTPEGTYLHKLFLFFGSPSIVLMLVFFYALFSLGILQGNRIETIMTSCTIAVKDVAAIILIIAGSGALKQIFTDTGVSEDIASSLQSLPIPPLALGWFIAAIIRACVGSATVAGLTTGSMILPLIASTGTDPNLMVLAVGAGSLAFSHVNDSGFWMFKEYFNLSIRDTVLSWSAMEFLVALVGLVGVLLLNALI; from the coding sequence ATGACCCTAATTTGTATCGCACTATGCATTGTAGTACTTGTTCTTCTTATTAGCGTTTTTAAAATACACCCATTCCCTTCATTTTTAGTCGCCTCCGTCTTAGCTGCAGTATTGCTGGGCTTACCGGTTGAGCAAATAGCGAGCTCACTGGAAAAAGGTATTGGTGATATGCTATCATCCTTGGTTATACTCATTGCTTTTGGTGCCATGTTCGGTAAAATCATTGCGGTAAGCGGTGCTGCGCAACGCATAGCTACTACCATGATGAATATTGTTGGGGCAAAAAATATTCAGTGGGCAATGATGGTAGTTGGCTTCATTGTAGGTATACCCTTGTTTTACGGCGTCGGTTTCGTATTAATGGTTCCACTTATCTTTTCGGTAACCTATAAGTACAAGCTGCCTGCTGTTTTTATTGGTTTACCCATGCTGGCCGCGTTATCGGTAACGCATGGCTATTTACCGCCCCACCCCTCTCCTTCGGCATTAGTTGTACAGTTTGGAGCAAATATGGGTCTAACATTATTATATGGCTTTTGTCTTGCGATACCTGCTATCATAGTTGCTGGTCCTTTTTTAGCACAATTTTTAAAAAAAATACATTCCGAACCTCTGAAAACTTTTATAGCGGAAGATCTACCGGAAGAACAACTGCCTGGCGTTTTGAATAGCTTCTTCACTGCCTTGCTACCGGTTATTTTACTGATATTTACCACTGTTATGCAGTGGCTAACACCGGAAGGCACTTATCTGCATAAACTTTTTTTATTTTTTGGATCCCCTTCCATTGTCTTAATGTTAGTATTCTTTTATGCGCTTTTTTCTTTAGGTATTCTACAAGGTAATCGCATCGAAACTATTATGACCAGCTGTACAATAGCTGTTAAAGATGTAGCCGCTATTATCTTAATCATTGCAGGTTCTGGAGCACTCAAACAGATTTTTACCGATACAGGCGTAAGTGAAGATATTGCTTCTTCCCTCCAGTCACTGCCTATTCCTCCTCTCGCACTTGGATGGTTCATTGCTGCTATTATCAGGGCATGTGTGGGCTCCGCAACCGTGGCTGGTTTAACAACCGGGAGCATGATTCTTCCGCTTATAGCATCCACAGGAACAGACCCCAATTTAATGGTTCTGGCTGTCGGAGCGGGTAGTCTCGCTTTTTCACACGTGAACGATTCTGGTTTTTGGATGTTTAAAGAATATTTCAATCTGAGTATACGTGATACCGTATTATCGTGGTCTGCTATGGAATTTTTGGTAGCATTAGTTGGTTTAGTAGGTGTCTTACTGTTAAATGCCCTTATCTGA
- a CDS encoding DUF294 nucleotidyltransferase-like domain-containing protein, whose protein sequence is MTDRKQTLFQENYLISNQLYSKKIGQLAYRNIVYCKGTTPVYEAARIMASNKVSCLFITSESNHIDGFVTDLTLRDKVIARQADLSKPIYYFMDRTILSVNTDTYVYEALLLMYETKSRYLLITLDDQYVGFLSRNKLMTELAQSPLVFIQSVKSSRSSEELKDKWARVPFIVDQLLSKGVQAEIVNQLITVIADTITQRVVEEVLQEKGPAPAKFVFMVLGSEGRKEQTLKTDQDNALIYEDMVDQYRIEVRDWFLDFASKVSERLHDIGFAYCTGGFMASNPQWTHSLSHWKNNYKKWMEDALPETAIKFSTFFDCRFIYGEIALMQELRDFLDVELQQPLEKFFVYLAKNALQYIPPLAFFKPIKTITVAGKEVFDIKKAMTPVVDLVRVYALRNRIFLENTGERMQMLRDMGVFSEKQFKELNQSYYYLMTLRLKNQAKQMIVDKQTPNNYIDIKNITRIERATLKEIFKTIENFQAGIRIKFTNSLLG, encoded by the coding sequence ATGACCGATCGCAAACAAACGTTGTTTCAGGAAAACTATCTAATATCTAATCAACTTTACTCAAAAAAGATTGGGCAACTGGCTTATAGGAATATTGTTTATTGTAAAGGGACTACTCCGGTTTACGAAGCGGCCAGAATAATGGCTTCTAACAAAGTGAGCTGTTTGTTTATTACAAGTGAAAGTAACCATATTGATGGTTTTGTGACCGATTTAACGCTTCGAGACAAGGTGATTGCACGACAGGCTGATTTAAGTAAACCAATTTACTATTTTATGGATAGGACGATCCTTTCGGTCAACACAGATACCTATGTTTACGAAGCCCTGCTGTTGATGTACGAAACCAAATCACGTTATTTACTTATTACACTTGATGATCAATATGTAGGTTTTTTAAGTCGTAATAAGCTCATGACGGAGCTTGCGCAATCACCGTTGGTATTTATACAATCGGTAAAATCTTCTCGAAGTAGTGAGGAATTAAAGGATAAATGGGCGCGGGTACCTTTTATCGTGGATCAGTTGCTGAGTAAAGGTGTACAGGCCGAAATTGTTAATCAGTTGATTACAGTTATAGCAGATACGATTACGCAGCGTGTGGTGGAAGAGGTTTTGCAGGAAAAGGGACCTGCGCCAGCTAAATTTGTTTTTATGGTGTTAGGTAGTGAAGGGAGGAAAGAGCAGACACTAAAAACTGATCAGGATAACGCACTGATTTATGAAGATATGGTGGATCAGTATAGAATTGAAGTGCGGGATTGGTTTCTGGATTTTGCTTCTAAAGTCTCTGAACGACTGCATGATATTGGTTTTGCCTATTGTACAGGTGGGTTTATGGCAAGTAACCCCCAATGGACACATTCATTGTCCCATTGGAAGAATAATTATAAAAAATGGATGGAAGATGCCTTACCAGAGACAGCAATCAAGTTTTCGACTTTTTTTGATTGTAGATTTATTTATGGGGAAATAGCTCTTATGCAAGAGTTACGTGATTTTTTAGACGTGGAATTGCAGCAACCTTTGGAGAAATTTTTTGTGTATCTAGCAAAGAATGCCTTACAGTATATTCCACCTTTAGCGTTCTTTAAACCTATAAAGACGATTACTGTGGCGGGGAAAGAAGTTTTCGATATCAAGAAGGCGATGACCCCTGTTGTGGATTTGGTACGGGTATACGCTTTAAGAAACCGTATTTTTTTAGAAAATACCGGTGAACGAATGCAAATGCTCCGGGATATGGGCGTTTTTTCAGAAAAGCAATTCAAGGAGTTAAACCAATCGTATTATTATCTCATGACCCTGCGATTGAAAAATCAAGCTAAGCAAATGATTGTCGATAAACAGACGCCCAACAATTATATTGATATAAAAAATATCACCCGTATAGAACGGGCAACATTAAAAGAAATATTTAAGACCATAGAGAATTTTCAGGCAGGTATTCGTATCAAGTTTACCAATAGTTTGTTAGGATAA
- a CDS encoding 3'-5' exonuclease: MQNYILFIDTETTGLPTNWSAPHSASDKWPAAVQVAWMIYDAGGQIIKRENYYINNNDIPISKQAELVHHLDIKFLTQYGRSRAFVMELLAKDLMMYEPLVVGHFVELDFHVIGADFHRCNIVNPMRHMPLFCTMLISAKYARKPWVKYLKLNELYHEVLSKDLIDSHNAAADVEATALCFFALQRRGDITEEVIKDQQKKINERGTKVMHKKNNIGILLIGMLLMLFLLFVIYLKFNNII; this comes from the coding sequence ATGCAAAACTACATACTCTTCATAGATACAGAAACCACAGGGCTTCCCACAAACTGGAGTGCTCCCCATAGTGCTAGTGACAAATGGCCTGCTGCTGTGCAGGTTGCATGGATGATATATGACGCCGGAGGGCAGATCATAAAACGAGAAAATTATTACATTAACAACAACGATATACCTATAAGCAAGCAGGCGGAGCTTGTACATCATCTAGATATAAAATTCTTGACTCAATATGGCCGCTCAAGAGCATTTGTTATGGAATTACTTGCCAAAGATTTGATGATGTATGAACCTTTGGTAGTTGGGCATTTTGTTGAGCTGGATTTTCACGTTATAGGAGCAGATTTTCATAGATGTAATATAGTGAATCCAATGAGACATATGCCATTGTTTTGCACTATGCTGATCAGTGCGAAGTATGCAAGAAAACCTTGGGTTAAGTATCTTAAGTTAAACGAGCTCTATCACGAAGTTTTAAGTAAGGATTTGATAGACTCACATAATGCAGCTGCTGATGTCGAGGCAACAGCACTATGTTTTTTCGCCCTTCAAAGGAGGGGGGATATTACTGAAGAAGTTATAAAAGACCAACAAAAGAAAATTAATGAGCGTGGAACTAAAGTGATGCATAAGAAGAACAATATAGGCATCCTTCTAATAGGAATGCTTTTAATGCTGTTTCTCTTATTCGTTATTTATCTGAAATTCAATAATATTATATGA
- a CDS encoding DUF4397 domain-containing protein → MKIFLNGAFILAISALTISCSKENDIDVGGNTNIKIINASQGSNDQDFYLANNKITGDQAVAFGSATDYIMTTAGDNLTAEFKNIGTENIYASGEVNLERDLHYSIVLAGSGENTRIVSIDDNIEEPANDRAKIRFIHVSDVLPEAVDIYTSAGVVLASNVAYNSVSSFIEIDPSITALRIAPTGTSDYKDVSVTAFAPEKIYSIIIAGSGDVQTRQISHN, encoded by the coding sequence ATGAAAATTTTTCTAAATGGTGCATTTATTCTGGCAATTTCGGCCTTGACAATTTCTTGTTCGAAGGAAAATGATATAGATGTTGGAGGGAATACGAATATCAAAATAATCAATGCTTCGCAAGGTTCAAACGATCAAGATTTCTACCTTGCTAACAACAAAATTACTGGTGACCAAGCTGTTGCCTTTGGCTCTGCTACCGATTATATCATGACAACTGCGGGAGATAACCTAACTGCTGAGTTTAAAAACATAGGTACGGAAAACATATATGCCTCTGGTGAAGTAAATTTAGAAAGAGACCTACATTATTCTATTGTACTGGCGGGTTCCGGAGAGAACACCCGTATTGTATCTATCGATGACAACATAGAGGAACCCGCAAATGATCGGGCAAAAATTCGATTTATACATGTAAGTGACGTTCTGCCTGAAGCAGTTGATATTTATACCTCCGCAGGGGTTGTCTTGGCAAGTAATGTAGCCTATAATTCGGTAAGTAGTTTTATAGAAATAGACCCCTCCATTACTGCGTTGAGAATAGCCCCAACCGGCACCTCCGACTACAAAGATGTATCGGTTACTGCCTTTGCTCCCGAAAAAATTTATTCTATCATCATTGCGGGAAGTGGTGACGTACAAACAAGGCAAATAAGTCATAATTAG
- a CDS encoding YwbE family protein, protein MNGQHRKDIYPGLEVAIILKKDQRSGHLTYGCVKDILTSSSFHSRGIKVRLEDGQVGRVAEIMGNE, encoded by the coding sequence ATGAACGGTCAGCATAGAAAAGACATTTATCCTGGTTTGGAAGTAGCCATTATTTTGAAAAAAGATCAGCGAAGTGGCCATTTAACCTATGGTTGTGTAAAAGATATTTTGACCTCTTCGAGTTTCCATTCTCGAGGTATTAAAGTGAGGCTGGAGGATGGACAGGTAGGTAGGGTGGCAGAAATAATGGGCAATGAGTGA
- a CDS encoding two-component system response regulator, producing the protein MKNILCVDDDADFAEMITEVLKPEGYQVKVDTGRNMHNILRTEKYGLILLDEQLMWMWGSDLCLELKQNPETKHIPVALVSAADDIAKIKDRCGAEAFVRKPFDISHLVTVVDQLYLFQE; encoded by the coding sequence ATGAAGAATATTCTTTGCGTTGATGATGACGCAGATTTTGCTGAGATGATTACTGAGGTTCTTAAACCTGAAGGATATCAGGTGAAAGTTGATACAGGAAGGAATATGCATAATATCCTTCGAACAGAAAAATACGGACTTATATTATTGGATGAACAGCTTATGTGGATGTGGGGCAGTGATCTGTGTTTAGAATTAAAGCAAAATCCCGAAACCAAACATATTCCTGTTGCATTGGTTTCTGCGGCAGATGATATCGCAAAAATTAAGGATAGATGTGGTGCGGAGGCCTTTGTAAGAAAACCTTTTGATATTTCGCATCTGGTTACTGTAGTAGACCAACTGTATTTATTTCAGGAATAA